attgtattatatatttaggcttaaaaaaaaaacggttccaaaaacgtAAGGTATAACTAATTTCCCTTTAAGTTTCAGTTAGTCATCTTGGCGAGGAGTGGTACGGCACTTTAATAATGAGCACCGTACAAAACTCCAACACTTCATCTTAGTCGTGCATGCTGCATACATCTCGGTGTCATGATGAACAGAACAAAACTCGAAACACATGAATACATTAATGACATCATAACATGTGCTTTATATTTAGACCATGTCAAATTCTAGACACCACTGCCCCCTTGAATAATGCATTGGCTTTTCTCACTCAGTAAATGTAAAGATAAAACCAAGAACAAAGAAAACGTACAACGTAAGAAGAATTGAAATGGATAGCAACATTTGTGCTCCGGTCATGTCTGACTTATATCCAGACCTCGCCGATGGTCCATCTTTGCAAAGACCTGTCAGTTAACATCAGAGGCAAACCGAATGATGTTTCCGGATGAGCAGAAGAGAAAGGGGgaaagagagagggagagaggaGGGGAGAGATAACCTCCAAGAGAAAGTCATAATGAAAGGTGAGTCAACAAAGAAATGTTCCTCGGCAAGCTAGAGGTTTCCTTGGGGGTTACTTTTCTTTCCAGGGGGCCAGTGGAGTTTGACATTTCCGATTTCATATCCGATGAATTGGCCTGGGCATCAGTAGGAATCAGATGCAACGAAGAAGATGTTCCCTAGGGATGACCTGTTCGTTTTAAAGGCGAAGTATACTTtataaccgttcgattgttttaatcccataTAAATGGAAATGTAATACAATAcaactataggttttctcggtcaatttcggaaattgagcagccaatttaatcaccaagctattctatttcgcgcaaaatcgaatgctactcaaaagggtcattcgcgatttcgttttgggattagtcaaatgtaatgttgcgtcattcgaattaacaagcagcattcaaattcgtagacgcttcttgaggcgtgtgtgtcacgaaaaaaaatgacgctacgctaaattgaacagagtgctaaagaaatttgactcgacccaaaacgaaattgaacggccgaattctgaatttgaaacgcagtaacaacaggagaggcaaaacagcttaaattcgaacgcatgaaaatgaaattgactgctcatttgccgaatttgaccgagaaaacctatatatgTGAACATTTATTTGTAGGTGGTGGCCTATTTTAGATATCGCCggaaatctggagcggttacgTCCACGCAGGCAGAATACTCCCCAACAGGAATACACAACCCGAGAaacgttactgcagtaacgcttctcggattcaaattttggggcatcaGAAAACTATATCTTTGTACAtaactacaatacttcaaagtgaaatgtttctcaaaaaatgcTGTATAcatatcaaaagctgctgtatatGCTTCTAACCAAAATTTGGTGTTGCCATTAGATTTAAGAGTGAAACCCACAAGGATTATTAAATTCCCtttaaattgaaattgaatagTGGGGCGACATTACGTTCGAAAGTACGTCATCTAAGTAGAGAGAACTTCCTTAGCTATGACCCAAGGGTAACATGTCACTCCCACTGGAGATTCAATCATCCAGGTataagattaaaaaaaagtgcaacATGTGAAGTGTCATCGACATTCATAAAGAAATTAAAAAGGCAGAGAGTGGATCCAGATACTTCTTAAAAATTGAGAGGATTCAATTGCCGCAAGGCGACAACATTCTTgattttctcttctttttttcttacttTCTGGTAAAATGACGATGACCGTGTAGGGAGTACTGTAAGAAGAGAATGTTTAGTTTGTTTTGACGTGGAAGGAAAAAGTACGGTAAACAAACATCATCAGATGGGAACTGATAAACACCTGATTAATTCGAAAGCTCCGGTCTATGATGGggttcgaaccagggtccataAGATGGAGGGCAGGGCAAGATACCACTAAGCCAACCTGATTAATTTCTTTCTCTTTCATTGGGTATCCTCAACTATTGGAAAGACCATGCTAAGCTCTCGTAGCCTATTATTACTgtgtcaataaaacaaaaacccatggtttttctttaaaggcagtggacactattggtaattgtcaaagactagccttaacatttggtgtatctcaacatatgcataaaataaaaaaaacgtgaaaatttgagctcaatcggtcatggaacttgcgagataataatgaaagaaaaaaaacccttatcacacgaagttgtgtgcgtttagatggttgatttcgagacctcaagttctaaatgtgaggtctcgaaatcaaatttcgtggaaaattacttctttctcggaaactatggcacttcagagggagccgttattcacaatgtgttataccatcaacctctccccatcacttgtcaccaagaaaggttttatgctaataattatttagagtaattaccaatagagtccactgcctttaaggagcaCAATATTGTTATAAGTGTTTATACACACCATAACCAACATAATACAAGTACTAACATCAAATCAAACTAGAAAAAACTGATGATGTTTTGTCACGAATTTTGTACGCTTGTTCATTTCGGTTGATTCGATCCAAATGAGGCCCTATTTTTCTCGAATTTCTCGACAGCAGTTCAGACCGATATAATTTCCCTCGATGAACTGATTTTGGTATAAACTTCGTTATCACTACTGAGCTCTTGTCCGAAAATCTCCCCTGATACAAACTTTATCTCTATGGTATTGTGTTCAGCTACTCCCGTTTGAAAGTGTATGCATCAGTAGGAGTTAAAACTAAGTTTGCGTAAGCACCATgcgtaaatctcttttgagtaattttggCTCTGAAAACAACCGTTGCTtgacaactcgacgtttcattCAATGTTCtcagatcgtcttcaggagaagtgTGTAAACCGTCCGTCCTAAACCATGTTCACAAACGTCAATCAATCATATTGTTTTTAGAATCCGACGCAGATCACCAGTTATCAACTTTGACATAACGAACCGGACGCACAAGTTGAAACATTCAAGGGGGTTGGTTGCCCAAAATAACATGACGGTTTTGTTAGTATTAAAGTTTGCCCCGTTTGTTCTCCTCATATACTGAGATTGCGATCATGCTCTCCACTAAATAAAACCTGGCAGTTACAATTGGACTCCtattaaagggtgtatgtaacttttgtaggacaaaaaaaaacacaatgtccacagatttacaataaacttacacagtttgaagataatgatagtagaaagcttccctaaaaatattacgtgctgggGTGCTctagttttggggaaattggtaaaacaattttaagcatttacaaacgtattttcataacattgttttactaattactctcaaaattacagcacctcagtaagtaatatttcaagggaagctttccactatcattatcttcaaaccctgtaagtttaatgtaaatctatggaaattttgaaaaggtacccaaatcctttaacagaCTGATGTGTTGTCTCGTAGTGTGTCGTTGTCGAGCGTTCAAGTgcatcaacagagtgtgggttcgactcccggtCACAACATGTATGTCCATGAACAGTATTGCTTCTGTTAACCCAGTTGTATAAACGGGAGCCTGAGAGAACTGACACAGCATTGATGTGTGGATTAGACTAATCCCCTTTGCGCTATTTTCATCAGCTTGGGGTCGTATATGCTCCCCAAGGAGTTGGGACGTTTTGGGGAATGTTTGGAAAATGGTAGCGCATTGATCTCCTACTTTAACATAGTATTTTGTCCAGTGATTTAGTGCAATTGCTATTATTATTCTACATACGATAATGACAATGATGTTGTATTTTCTTCCCTACTTTTAACTTACCCAACCCCACCATAGGTTAGCTTGTTTGTCACCAAAAGGTTGTTAATATTAGTATAATCATAATTGAAATATGGCCACTGTTTGAACTCTCCCATTAATTAATAAGAACCAATTAGTTGTAACTTCAGTTGTGCACCAAACTATGGTCATGTCCCAAGATCTTCTGGAGGTCAGCGACACTTTGATCTGGACCATTAGGCAGCCATGTGAGGATGCGACAGGTTCCTTTATGGAAGTGGTTTGCAAATAAACTGCCTGTAAGAAGGTTACGATTAATCAGTCACTATATTGAAGGTCATCGTGAAGCGTTAAGTTAGTCTTAGTTCAGGTCGTTTATAGTTGTTTGTTCTTCTTCTGGAATGTAAATTGCGGACTGTGAAACAAACTTATTAATGATCAAGTATTAGCCTGAATATCATTTGGTTTCGAATTTACCCGCTCCAGATAAGTTTCTGCCTTAGTACTTTCTTGGCAGTGTGTGTCTCCCTCTTTCTCGCACCTTCCCTTACTTCCAAACCCCACCCCTATCAACACCTGTTCCGCCTTGCCCTCTCCCGCATTAAGACAACAACTCATACGTACAAACGACTCATACTTTTTTAGGCATTTGATCCAATGCATGTCTCTCCATATTGAAGGGAATAATTGTATAACACAAACCTATTTATAGCCCTGCatccgatttcacgaaactttacgcaactgcgtaagtccacttgcgcaacgtttatggcgcaacttacgccataaacgttACGCAAGTggacttaagcccggttcatacttcctgcgaatgcgaatgcgaagcgaatttgacgtgaatttgacgtcacaccctcctttcgcagcgattattcgcaagggagtagagcagagttcaactgctgcgaattgttcgttgcgaatttgtgaccataaagcccggttcatacttcctgcgaatgcgaatgcgaagcgaatcttgacgtcacaaattcgcaacgaacgattcgcagcagttgccctctgctctactcccttgcgaataatcgctgcgaaaggagggtgtgacgtcaaattcacgtcaaattcgcttcgcattcgcattcgcaggaagtatgaacagggtTTAACaatcgcttcgcattcgcattcgcaggaagtatgaaccgggcttcacgcagttgcgtaaagtttcgtgaaatcggcccctggtggccttacactttcgtattgtactacagtgagtGGCCTCAAGCTTATGTCAGTCCCTTTTCACCTACTTTCATATGCACATTATTCATATCACCTACATTCATACAGTGTTCTATTCCTACCCGTCTCATGTTGTTTGTGGGTGGGATAACACATCAATCCCACCTTCTTGTTTCACCACCATGGTCAACCGGTATCTCAAAATCAATGTACATGTGAGATGTCACTTCAGAGCCACCATaggcaactatttttgtaaatctgtccATGAAAATTTGCTGAATGGCGAACCATGCAAAATATTCTTCCTTGATGATAAAGGCATTATatataacaattttattttattttgcgaTAAGTCAAGTTTTATTAAGCATAATTCAATTTCACAGTGGATTCTTCAAAGTTTAAAATactatattgttttgttttccatttcaaTCGATGCCTTCGCCTTTCCATCGTGTTAGATGAGACCCCAATGTATACAGATGATCCCTGGTGAATAAATTGTCTATAATCATACccaaattcaatttttttgaaGATCCCCAAGGGCGTGTTACATCCCTTAAAGACGAGACCGGTTAATGAGTTTACTAGATAGCTAACTGTGGCATCATACAGATAGGGGTTCTTTTGAGTTTGCGCCCAAAATAATCTAACACACTTGTACAAAACAATGATGTTCATTATATACTTCAAAACAGATTAAGAAAATTCAGAAAGAAAATTACCACATATCTATCGTGTCCATGTCACTCGCAGACCAAAAGCTGTCAACTTGAGTTTGTCATCGACCTTTATACTTACGCAAAGTGTGACTAAATTTAGCCATTGGTGAACAATCTGGCTGTAAAAGAAGGCGTGGTCTTTCAAGACGCAGTTTACAAGACAAAATGACAGGCTTGTTTCGTGTCAACTGCAGCGCTCAACAAGTGAAGTATTTATTGGTCAGCCAgccttctgggcccaatttcatagcactgcttagcggccgattttgtgcttactgtccaatttctatttcatagcgctgctaaccgtaaacACACGAAAAGgcgtgctaaccttccggtgcttaccgcacgaaaataaatgatgtcacaatggaaatccacggtaaacacgcaatatggccgcccaatgtttctgctaacctgtgaaatacgctaaggcttaagcaaattgttctgctacagtaagctcacaaatttgcttaccgttaaccagcgctatgaaattgggccctggtgcaaAGCCGTGGCAAAACTGTATAAACCTGATTAGCATAGCGTATCTGACTGAGCAGTATTGGTAGCCACCATCTTCAGGGATAACATTTTTAAAGGATTGATATAATAGGGATAAAAGAACCACTAGTGTTAAATTTAAGGCTGAATGTCTAAAGTAAACATTATAGCAGAATTGTTTATTCTATGAAATATATTTTCCTATTAATGAATTCGTATTCAAATACTGTTTCTGAAACAGCTGAGTTTGGTTGTTTCTTGCTGAAAATTACGTCATGTTTGTCACTGTTTTATCATGACTTACACATGAACGGATTAGCCCAAAATGTTCGGAGGCTAAATTTTGTCATATGCATGGTTGATCGCACACAAAAAATGAACCCTGTCTGCCACtatattttgtcagctctaccaatcctttATAAAACTTGTTACTGGTAAGTTTGTTGAGGAACTTAACTGCTCCGAGTTCCTTCAAGCGTATTTTGAGGTGATAGGGGTTGATGTTTATTTGTAACTATGTTGTTAATTGAGTTTCTGTTTTTACTTCGTTGTTAGAAATATTGATTACCCAATCATTAGCTATTGCCCTTGATAGGTGGAGAAGATTTAAGAGAGAATTCCAAATATGATTATTTTTATTGGAGAGTGAGAAGTTCAACGTTCCGTTTGATCGTTTTATCTCTAAGGACAGCAATGAGGGGTGGAATAACACCGTGTTGGTTCCTGCTGATAACAGTAGAGGGCGTGTCCAGTTATCTGCGGGTTTCAAAGATCAAGGGCGGGGAACAGCCAAGGACAGTTCACGGTTACGCTTTCAAACTGAGCGGTGGTCTAAATTATTTGTGATACCAGTAACACTCAGGGTTTTGCTTTTTAAAGGAAATTGGTCCTGATAAGCAGGAACTGACCAGTCATAACGCCATGTCATGAATTTTGCGATCTGTTCCAGATAGTAGTTCCATAATTACGTGGATTTGTCactattttttaatattgaaataaatgtttttttttattgttgttcttCTTTTCATTGTGGTTTAAGAGCTGCgtatagtgttggttctgaaaagaaccgattgCTGACGcttcaacgtttcgatcagtatgctctgatcgtcgttagggttcattttatttccaccatgcaaagtttcaaatcctacttgtatgAAACCTGCTTAGCATAATCAAATCTGGCTGAGCAGTTTCGATAACCGGCTGATTTACTCCcagaaatggccgaccgtgttagttcacaaagtaaggaaaaccacgcaatttttgtgttgatcattaaagtatactttttaaaacatctatctaATCGTTTGCAATAAACGGTTTtgaaacgcttttcatagaccaactcgaccgatccaaggcaacgtgtccctttaacaaccAGGCGTTTGTTATGCACCATAGTGTCCGACATGAACCATTCTGTTCGACAATATTAATTTGTCGACAAACTGAGACATATGGTTTGTAGAACGCATgtcagaaaaaaagtttttcttttacagaatGGGTTGAACAGCATGGTTTGTTGGACATAATGAGTCGTCCAAAATAGCTTGTCGGACACAAATCGGTCAGACATAGTGCACAACAGATTGAGCCGAACAAAGTGGATTGTCGGATACACTGTTCATTATAATTGTGTTTGACGTAGCAGGGTCAATTATAAAGGTCCTAAATTGGCTGTCGGACATTCTTTTCAGAAATATTAATCCAAGTCGAACATAAATGGTGCGTTACATTTTGTTCGACACGTAcgtcaaacaaaatatttgcctACATCACTGGCCAGTTAGACACCTTCTTAAAAGAATCACATCATCAATTCAAATTATTCGCTTACTTGAGTTTTTAATTCCCAAAATTGTCGGTTCCACGTGATtcttgttttaaaatatcaCAACTGCGTAAAGtcatcaatattttcaataaatataGCTAACTCTAAAAAAAACTCTACGTTCTTTATAAAAACATATGATACAAAACATTTTCATGAGTGCTTTTGACATTGTGTAACAATTATGTACAAATCTTTAGATTCAAAaatatcatattattattattttcagcgTATTATTATGTACAATATAATTGTTCGTTATGGCTGCGGCGTTGAAagtaaattgaaaaataatcaaGAGAATCAGTATAAAGTGAGGAAGTGAACAGACGCCACAAAATACCACAATGAAAGTATATCATGCGGCATGAATGGACAATCAGGAGAGTGACCAATACCCGGAAGACGTATGTAATGACCATCACATGATTTATGagcaaaaataatatttcagatCCTTAGCAAAGATATCAGCTAGTGTGATGTAAAATATTTTACTATGCACCGAGGCCCTGAGTATATATTTCTGCATGAGTTGCTTTCTTagttatttcaattttgtttgtgaaaGAAGCAGCGACtacaaataatttgtaaaaatggCATGTGGAAAATGCCTTTAAGGCAACTGCTATTAACGAAAACTTTGTCTGATTAAATAATCACAAACTATGGTAAcgttgtgtttaaaaaaacgcAAACACACTGTTTTGAagacatttttacaaaatacatGAATACGGTTTGGAATGAGTGTCCtctttaaaatataaatcatgCATCCCTGTTTTGTGTTAATCAAACTACAGATTCTGAGAATTTGGGATAATGTGGAAGTCAAGACCAGGAATTTCGTAATATTTAGAGTAAAGCCACTTTGGCCCTCGATGGGTAAAGTTTGTAGGGCCCCAAGGTCAGTAACTGGCATCGAGAAATGGCAATGGCCGTCGTGGCAGCCGTAAAATTCCATGCCATGGGAGCCCACAGCATATAAACCCCAACCAATTTCAGAAACCTTCTCCCTGCCCCGAATCTTCCTTCTTACAAACAGGGGTCACAGCAGAGCCAAGGTGGGACCATGTTTTCAACTTTTAAAGGGGATAAGATTATACTCCtaaaatgggagactttggaacgataggtggcagcagacttaccaggtaaattgcaTTGTTTACgttgttctgagcatgcgcacattaccgagaacaataggttttacttggtaagtctgctgccaccaagcgtcccaaaaatATCCCATTGGTTAGTGGTGTCTTTGAAACTTAGAAGAATACACCAGGGAAGTAACTGGGTAAATTATAAGTAATTTGGTGCTGAACTTAAAATCGTGTAGTTCAACATTGCAAATCCACTACTTTCTTGTTTGAGAATTGGATCGTATGGCTGGCGCTAACTCCGGCTGGTTACAAATTGAAACTACGTAGTATACACGCCATAAAGTCGTAAACACGGGAAACTTGACATCATGTGTTGTGGATTCCACTCATGGCAATTCTTGAGTCATTTGGTTTTGGGATCAATCATCGATCCACGTGACAAGACACTTACAATCGATCACCTTCACTTTTACGGTTCGGTTTGCATTATCCCACACTGGTTTAGACTGGTCCCTGCCTATCCGCAAGAATAAAGACAGGTTTTGATTTGTCCGGGGTGATGTTTGCCAGCTGCAGTTCCTGCAGTCGTCTACATACAGCAGCGCGCATTTATTTCATCGTACACAATTACGTGTACGTAGGATTTGACTGCGAACTCTAACCCTATCGAGTTCATGGAATCTCCAGATGAAATGAGTGCGAGGTCATAGGTGAATATGGCTTAGGCTATCGGCAGATCGCTGGCGTCATTCATgaacctcgaagtgtgacgtcagatgttcaggctacgtCAGGTTGTGCCAGTCTGCCACAAAGATTGGAGCTacagagagggcgctctttataAACATCGTGCTCTTCCCGCCAACGGGGAAGTCCGTTGTTAAATGGAATGGATACGGGAATGGTGATCCACAAacgcttaaagacagtggacactattggtaattactcaaaataattattagaatcaATCCTTACTTGGGATGagttggggagaggttgatagtataaaacattgtgaaaaacggctccctctgaagtggagtacttaaaaaaaaaaaattatctcgcACCTTTGgcgaccgattgggctcaaattttcacaggtttgttatttcatgcataatgttgagatacaccaagtgaaagactggtctttggcaattaccaatagtgtccactgtctttaaaacacgtGTAAACAGTGCTGCAACTAGTGAGTCACTTATTCGTTCATCTAATACATGACGATAGTCTTGTCTCCGTGTCTATCAGTGAGGCCATTTTGGACGGCTAGGGCAAAGTAACATGCATCGCTGCATAAGTCCCCGTACTGGAGATTGTAAGATGCTTTGGTGGAAAAAAGCTTAGCacaatttgtaatcgtttgagGGCGCTCTTGCATTTAGCAAGTTTTCAACAGTAAGGTTCAACTTCCCATTGGAACTTTTCAATACATATGTTCAATATTGTATCCAGGATTAACAATTCCAATGGGATTAACACCTGCAGGCGACACCACATAAATGCTCTCAACTTTAGGAGGAATGGCGTCCTCAGCGACGGGTGTGAGTGCGTGTTTGGACTCCGGTATCGATCCCGGTAGATCCACCGTGCTTGTCCATTTTCCGTTTACAGAAGCCGTGTTGTTAACGTTCTCCATGGACACCCCCCTCTCGTGATAGTTAGGCCTCCACGAGCGCTTTTTGACATAAGCCATCATCCACACAATGGTGACGAAAATAGCGATACCAACGATAGCTGCTACAGCAATGATGACAATCATTACAGGTTCGTCCATGCCCTTCCTTTGCTTGTCAGATTTCACTGGTAGACTTAACGGAGTGGTGGGAGTGTCATATTTCACAGTggtgtcaacagagggcgacaTTTTTATCACTGTTGTCTTTTGGAATTTGGTAGGGTGCGTAGTGGACAACAGAGTTGTTAAGATGGTGGACAGGCGAGTTGAACTTGTTTGAGGTGTTGGTAACGCTGTGTAACAGAATACAAACGTTGaacaaattaattaacaaaacaagaaatacacgtatggagaaaacaaattaacagtAGACTAAAGTGTCAGGCACATGAACCCAAAAGTGTCAAAGGTTCAATCATGGCCTAAAGTTGAACAACTCATTTAACGTCCCGTTGCATGTGGtgattgtttgggttttttcgacaacaatttttctctttttcatAGACCCTCGCTACACATTGCCAACCTTTGCTCTTCATCTTTGTATCGTGTCCCTCTAAACGAACCTACTGTATTAACGCGTATGTTTAAGGAAAATAATTGCAGGCTAGgtgtgtccgaaacggcgacctCGGCTACAGCTCTAAGGCTAGATCGCGcgtgtctgcctattcttcaacactggcagacgcgctgatctagccaaagctgtagccgaaccgtttcggacacggccgcCTGCAGTTATTTTCTATATCTGCGTTGCAGTACAGCCACGCTGTAGTTGAAGGGCAGAGGTTGGCAATATGGCTGTaaccgaagtcgccgtttcggacacggcacAACTCTGGTTAACACTGAGCATGAGCGAGTAGGCGGAGTTGAGTGTAGTCTTAAGGTGCCGACAacttaagaaagaaaaaactcgaAACAATGGTTCTGATTGTGTTCTTTTACAAGTTGACTATGGCAATAAAATTGAACAGAGGTGCTGGACCTAGCTCGTAGTATCTTTACACTGAGACAAACAAGGAAAATTGAAGGAGTAGTCGAGGCACAGAGTGAAAGTTGAGGAAACGTTTTTGTGGTGATTTTAAAAATGATGTGACAAAACCAACCTGTTGTTCTTGGTGGTGCGTTCGTGTCAATCTGACAAAGTTCGCCTTTGAACCCGGAACTGCAGACACAGGTAAACGAACGATTTCCATCAATGCAAAAGCCGCCATTTAGGCACGGCATGGCGGCACATTCATCATCTGTATGGTGAAAACGAAATAATGAGGTGGTTACACAAATA
This genomic stretch from Asterias amurensis chromosome 9, ASM3211899v1 harbors:
- the LOC139942244 gene encoding uncharacterized protein, translated to MERYVCRGTIRMDLRRIFLSLVIVMYVNNEVSAQDCQFRNNLCDWQNEGDIDWVQKTVINGPDSAHYAEVVTDATPPGQHTAVLTSMTQNHVMTMLGFFYRLGAPNTLTVVARLDGGDVETLWSRNGTEDSESWIEVDLPVPKSSSFQISIKAVLPDNSTSFVGLTNITLRVGDDECAAMPCLNGGFCIDGNRSFTCVCSSGFKGELCQIDTNAPPRTTALPTPQTSSTRLSTILTTLLSTTHPTKFQKTTVIKMSPSVDTTVKYDTPTTPLSLPVKSDKQRKGMDEPVMIVIIAVAAIVGIAIFVTIVWMMAYVKKRSWRPNYHERGVSMENVNNTASVNGKWTSTVDLPGSIPESKHALTPVAEDAIPPKVESIYVVSPAGVNPIGIVNPGYNIEHMY